One Oncorhynchus masou masou isolate Uvic2021 chromosome 18, UVic_Omas_1.1, whole genome shotgun sequence DNA window includes the following coding sequences:
- the LOC135559420 gene encoding 2-oxoglutarate and iron-dependent oxygenase domain-containing protein 3-like, whose translation MLLLATVGREGAGSDGGASILDLHSGALSMRKQFVNIYRPFREQIMDVFSEEDVRLNRLVRGRIQAVVATTFDLDPPLLYLTEPTFFSRVNSALAKTQQDEHWHLHIDKGEYLFLRGQRTFTT comes from the exons ATGCTTCTTCTTGCCACG GTTGGCAGAGAGGGGGCTGGTTCAGATGGAGGG GCTTCCATCCTGGACCTGCACTCTGGGGCTCTGTCGATGAGGAAGCAGTTTGTCAACATCTAcag GCCCTTTAGGGAGCAGATAATGGATGTATTCTCTGAAGAGGACGTCCGACTCAACAGGttg GTGCGTGGTCGTATCCAGGCAGTGGTAGCAACGACCTTTGACCTGGACCCACCTCTTCTGTACCTCACCGAGCCCACCTTCTTCTCACGCGTCAACAGCGCTCTGGCCAAGACACAGCAAGACGAGCACTGGCACCTTCACATAGACAAG ggtgAGTATCTTTTCCTTCGGGGTCAGAGAACCTTCACCACGTAG